A window of Nodosilinea sp. PGN35 genomic DNA:
CCTGGGGGCGGCGGTAAGAGCCGGGGCCGAGTGGCTGGTGCTGTGCGACACCAACGGCGGCACCCTGCCCCAGCAGGTGGGTGAGATTGTCGCCGCTGTTAATACCTGGCTCCAGCAATTTCCCGCCCCCCGGCCCCAGCTGGGCATCCATACCCACAACGACAGCGGCACGGCGGTGGCCAACGCCATGGCGGCGGTGGCGGCGGGGGCCACCATGGTGCAGGGCACCATCAACGGCTACGGCGAGCGCTGCGGCAACGCCAACCTCTGCACCCTGATTCCCAACCTGCAGCTCAAGCTGGGCTACCCCTGCATTGCCCCGGCCCGGCTCGAAACCCTGGCCGAAACCAGCCGCTTCATCAGCGAGGTGGTGAACTTGGCCCCCGACGACCACGCCCCCTACGTGGGGCGATCGGCCTTTGCCCACAAGGGCGGCATCCACGTCAGCGCCGTGGAGCGCGAGCCAAAAACCTACGAGCACATCGACCCGGCCAGCGTGGGCAACAGCCGCCGCATTGTGGTGTCTGACCAGGCGGGGCTGAGCAACGTGCTGGCGCTGGCCCGCAGCTTTGGTCTAGTGCTAGAGCGCCACGACCCGGCCTCGCGCCAGCTGCTCACCCGGCTCAAAGCCCTGGAGCACGAGGGCTACCAGTTTGAGGCCGCCGAGGCCAGCTTTGAACTACTCATGCGCGAAGCCCTGGGCGATCGCCCCCGCTTTTTCGACCTCAAGGGCTTCTACATCAACTGTCAGCACCAGGGCAATGGCGACGGCCACAGCAGCCAGTCCCTGGCCACGATCAAAGTCATGGTGGGGGAGGAGGAAATTCTCGCCGCCGCCGAGGGCAACGGCCCGGTGGCGGCGCTGGATACGGCCCTGCGCAAGGCGCTGCTGACGTTTTACCCGGCGATCGCCCACTTTCACCTCTCCGACTACAAGGTGCGGATCATCGACAGCGGCGCGGGCACGGCGGCCAAAACCCGAGTGCTGGTCGAGTCGAGCAACGGCACCCAGCGCTGGACCACCCTGGGCGTTTCCACCAATATCATCGAAGCCTCGTACCAGGCCGTCACCGAAGGGCTGGAGTACGGGCTGATGCTGGAGACCGAGCAGCGCTCCTGCGCGATCGCCTTCTAGCAACGTGCAAAGGTTTGAACGCTTGAGAGGATTTTGGCTGTCCTAACCACCATGACTCTGGCTACGCTAGACTTGACCAAGCTGATTTTGACAGGGCCAGCCGTTCTGGGTGCAGGGTGCAAGGTATACGGTCTACGGCTCGCCTTGAACCTGAAACCTTGAACCGTATACCCCACTGATCCGTCATCTTTAGCTTGGCAGTCTACTAGTCCAGCAGTGTTTTTTCCATAAAGGAGCTGTTGGGATCGTCGGTGTAGTCGCCAAAGGGCCCGCGATAGGTGAATCCGTAGCGCTCGTATAGGGCGCGGGCAGGGGCAAAGGCAGGGAACGCGCCGGTTTCTAGATAGAGGTGGCTGTAGCCCCGCTGCCGGGCAACTTCGACAATGTGAGCCAAAATTCTGGCGGCAACGCCCCGGCGGCGGTGAGCGGCGGCAGTCCGCATCGACTTAATTTCGCCGCTGGTGGCGTCGAGGGCTTTGAGCGCGCCGCAGCCCAGCAGATCGTCAGCCTCCCAGGCCGTCCAGAAGGTAATGTTTGGGGCCTTCAACCGCTCTAAATCCAGCGCGTGAACGCTGCCAGGGGGCGTAATTTCGTGCATATTTTCCCAGTGCTCACGCAGCAGGGCAACGATCTGGGGCCCGGTTAGGTCATCTTCGCGAATGTCCATACTGAGTTTTACTGAGTTTCATGGGGGTGGCGTCTGGCCAAACCGTTGCCACTGGGTGGGGGGCGGCATGAGGAACTCGTAGGCCCCCGCCGCCCGGCCTGGAGCGGCGGTCAGCACAATGTCAAAGGACAGCGACAGGCGCAGATCGTCGGTGTGGTTGGGTGTCACCCCGTGGCGCTGCTTGGCGGGGAAGAGAATCAGCCGTCCTTCGGTGGGCAGGTAGAGGGCCTGGTCTTGGTTGAGGTAGTTCCATGTGGCAATGATGTCGGTATTCTCGCTGCCGAGGCCGGGGCTGACCTCGTTGGGCCGGGCGTCATCTAAGAAGGCGAGACAGCCCGCCCCATCGGTGCCCGACTCGGGCACGGCAACGTAGTATACGGCGCTGACATGGGCGGTGTTGTGGCAGTGGGCACCGACCTCTTGCTGGGGGCGCGACACCACAGGCCAGGCCCGCTGAATGTAGAGCTCGACCTGGCTGAGATCGAGGCCCAGCTCTTGCAGATAGATCACCGCATGGGTTTCAACCTGGGCCACCACCCAGCTAAAGCGGGGATCGGTGTGCACCCGCTCAACGCCGTGAAGATCGCCCGTCCAGGCCATTTCGGGAAAGTTGCGGGGGGCATCGCCCTGGGCCTCCAGATCGAGAATGGCTGCGGTGAGGGCGGCTTTGTGCTGGGCGGCGTCGGGCAAATCGTCGTAGTAAACGGCGAGGGGAAACCAGGTATCGACGGGCATTGGGGTGGGGAGTTTTAGTTTTAAGTTTTGAGTTTTGAGGGGGGCAGGAGAGGGGAGGGGGGTGGGTTAAGGGGGAGTTAACGGGGCTGGGGGGCTGGGGCGGTAGGTCATACTGTTAGACGTTGGTGTAGATCGATCGACCGGCCTGCACGTTAGCCCAGCTTAGCAGGGTAAAGGATGCCCTCAGATGTTCTCCATGGCGTGGATTACAGCTCAACCCATTGCCCACCGGGGCCTGCACCAGGGCGCGGTGGTGCCTGAGAATTCGCTGGCGGCGTTTGAGGCGGCGATCGCCGCTCACCACCCCATCGAGCTAGACGTGCAGCTGCTGGCCGACGGTCATCTGGCGGTGTTTCACGATCGCGATCTAAAGCGTCTGACGGGCCAAAAAAAGCGCATTGCCGATCAAACCCTGGCCACCCTCAAGCAATACCGCCTCTACGCCACCGACCAGTCGATTCCCCTGCTGGCGGAGGTGCTGGCCCTGGTAAATGGGCAAGTGCCGCTGCTGATCGAAATTAAGAACGAAAAGAAGGTCGGCCCGCCCGAGCAGGCGCTGGTAAAGACCCTGGCGGGCTATCGGGGCGAGTTTGCGGTGCAGTCGTTTAACCCGCGATCGCTCCAGTGGTTTAAGCGCTACGCACCCGACATTCCCCGTGGTCAGCTGGCCAGCAAGCCGCAGCAGTTTTTGCGCAGCCACCTGCTGCTCACCTGGGCCAGTGCCCCCCACTTTATTTCCTACAATGTCAAGGCGCTGCCCACTCTGCCCACCACCCTGGCCCGGCGATACTTTCAGCTGCCCCTGCTGGCCTGGACGGTGCGCAGCCAGACCGACTGCGATCGCGCCATTATGCACGCCGACAACTATATTTTTGACCGGTTTTAGCGCCCCTGGCCCCGCCGCTCAGCAACGATTCAGGGCCTACTCATGGGAATTGCCCCTGGGGTCAGCTACATTGGGCTGCCTGAGCTATAGCCATAGTCGATTGGGTTGAGACATTCAGCACCCCCAGGAGCGTGCAAACGTTTGCACGCTCCTGGGGAAATTGCTTAACCAGACTGGCTACAGCCATATTCCTGTCTTGGGGCCGCAGCGATGTCATTGCCTTTGATTTCAATCGTTATTCCCACCCTCAATGAGGCGAGAAACCTGCCGCAGACCCTGGCCCCCCTGCCGGGGGCAACCAGGGTCGAGGTGGTAGTAGTCGATGGCGGCAGTGGAGACCAGACCGCAGCGGTGGCCCAAGGGCTGGGAGTGCGGGTGATTGAGTCTGCGCCGGGGCGATCGCGCCAGCTCAATGCCGGAGCCACCGTGGCCAGGGGCGAAATTCTGCTGTTTCTCCATGCTGACACTCGCCTGCCCGCCGGGTTTGACTGGGCTATTCGTCAAACCCTGGCTCAGCCTGGGGTGGTGGCCGGAGCCTTTCGCCTCACCATCGATGGCCCCAGTCGGGGGCTGCGCTGGGTGGAGCGGGGAGTACAGGTGCGATCGCGCTTGCTGCAAATGCCCTACGGCGACCAGGGACTTTTTTTGCGGGCCAAAACGTTTCACAGGCTGGGCGGCTTCCCTGACCTGCCCATGATGGAAGACTTTGAGCTGGTGCGACGGCTGAGAAGGCTGGGAAAAGTGGCGATCGCGCCCCAGGCGGTGGTGACGAGCGATCGCCGCTGGCGCACCCTCGGCACGGTGCGTACCACCCTGGCCAACCAGGTCATGATCGCCGGTTACCTGCTGGGGGTTGACCCCCACCAACTGGCCCGCTGGTACAGAGACCTGGGCAAACCCCGCTAGGCAGGGGAGACAGATGAGGGTTTGCCACTATCCCGACAGCAACCCGCCGCTCATGCGCTTCATCACCCGACCCGCAATATCGGCGTAGCGCACCTCTCCGGCCAAAATTTGCCCCAGGCGCTGGGTGGCGGTGGGGCGCTTAATGCCCACCCGGTAGCCAATCCCCGGCACCCGAAAGAATAGCCCGGCGATGCGTTTGGCCCAGGGCATGTCCTCCCCCCAGGTGGCGTGCATGGCGGCGGTGTAGTTCGCCAATGCGTCAGCATCCCCAGCCAGCGCGGCATCGATCGCCGCAGCGGCCCGCACCCCGCTGATCATACCGGGGCGAATGCCCTCGGCGCTGAGGGGGTCAACAATGGCACCCGCTTCGCCCACCAGCACTGCCCGGTGGGTGTGCAGCGGGTGGTTGCCGTCCCACAGCTTGAGCGGATGGCTGTAGAGCGTGCCCGCGTCGAGGCTGACGCCGAAAGACTGGCTATAGTTGTCGAGCACTTTGCGGTGGTCTGCCGGGGCCTGACCCAAAAAGGTCACTGCCCCAATGGAGTAGCCCTCGGCCTTGGGAAAATTCCAGGCGCAGCCCTGCTTGACGAGGCCAAACTCAAAGTTGATGGCGCAGTTGTCGGCCACGGCGGCGGGCACCTCCAGCACGCTGGCAGTGCGCCGGGCTAACTCGGGAAAGCCCAGCCACTGGGCCATAGGGCCAGTGGCACCGTCGGCGGCCACCAGGTAGGCGGCGTCCAGGGTTTCATCGGGGGTGGATACCTGCCAGTAGTCGCCTTTATTCTCAATGGCGGTGACGGCGGTGGAATGCTTAAGTTGTGCCCCCTGGCCCTGGGCCTGCTGCACCAGAAAGTGATCGAAGACCTCACGGTTTACCATCCAGATCGGGGCTGCCGTCGTGAGTTCGGCCTCAATTGGGTCACCCAGCTTATAGGTGTAGCGGACACGGCGCATGGGGCGGGCGATCGCCGGGGCAAAGTCGAAGTCAAACAACTCAGCCACACTGGGCGACACCGCACCGCTACAGGGCTTGTAGCGCGGCAGCGCCTCTTTTTCCAGCATCAGCACCGAGTGCCCCTGCTTGGCCAGGTGGTAGGCAGTCGCAGCTCCGGCGGGGCCAGCCCCCACCACAATCACGTCATACATCGGGTTTTCGGCTTGTTGGTAGATCGGCAACGTTTCTCTGCCTCATCCTACCGTTTTGGCCGAGGGACAACGCCAGCGCCGTCAGGGGTGCCCCCCCTGGGCATTGCACGCTGAGGGAGGCTCGCGGTTAAGTAAACAGGTTGGGTCACGCATTTTTTTAGAATCTATAGCCTAGAACCACGGAATTTCTACCTAGGGACATTTTCAGCCGTCACCCTGAGCCATTTATCTTTTCGAGTACTATGCAACGTAATTTGATCAAAGCTCTTACCGTTGGTACCCTGGGCGGCTTGGCCATGGGGCTGTCGTCGGGCTGCGCTGGCGACAGCCCAACGGCCAATTCCCCGGCGACAGGCACCCCAGAAACCGCTAGCTCAGAAACCGCTGGCGACGAGAGCGGCACGCTGGTGATTCGCGCCAATGGCGAAGACTTCGTGCGCGAGGGGTTTACCACCAAAGACGGCTGGCAAATTGAGTTTGACAACGTCTACGTGTCGCTGGCCGACATCACCGCCGCCCAAACCGACCCACCCTTTGATCCTGAGGCGGGCAATACCCTAGAGGCCAAAGCCGAGGTCAAAATTGAGGGCACCCAGGTGGTTGACCTGGCCGAGGGCGATGCCACCGCTGACCCGGTGGTCGTGAGTGAGGTTGAGGCTCCGGCGGGGCGCTTCAACGCTTTGGCCTGGCGCATGGTGCCCGCCGAAAGCGGCCCGGCGGAGGGCTACACGATTTGGATGCAGGGCACCGCCACCAGAGACGGGGAGACCGTGCCGTTTACCATCAAGGTGAACGAAGAACTGGCCTTCACCTGCGGCGACTTTGTGGGCGATGAGCGCAAGGGCATTCTGGCCGCTGGGGAAGAAGCTGAGCTAGAGGCCACCTTCCACTTTGACCACCTGTTTGGCGACGGCGACGCCCCCGCCGATGACAGCATCAATACTGGGGCGCTGGGGTTTGACCCGCTGGCGGCCCTGGCTGCCAATGGTGCCCTGGATGTCGATAGCGCCGCGCTGCAGGCAGGGCTGTCTCAGACAGATTACACTACCTTTTTGTCTATTTTGCCGAGCCTGGGCCACGTGGGTGAAGGCCACTGCGCGGAGGTTCGACTGACTAGCCTATGAATGTAAGACTGTCATTGGTGCTAGGGCTGGGACTGGTGGGCTGGGGCCTGCCGGTGCTGGCCCACGGTGTCGTGCTGGAGCATCGCCAGGTGGGCAGTGTGGAGGTGGTCGCCCAGTACGAAACCGGGGAACCCATGGCCAACGCCCAGGTGGTGGTCTATGCCCCAGATAACCCCACCGAGGCCTGGCAGCAGGGCACCACCGACGACCAGGGGCGCTTTAGCTTTGTGCCCGACGAGACCCTCCCCGGCAGC
This region includes:
- the cimA gene encoding citramalate synthase, whose translation is MAEQRDGLRPPLYIYDTTLRDGAQREGLALSIEDKIRIARRLDALGVPFIEGGWPGANPKDVQFFWQLRETPLTQASVTAFCSTRRPGQVAAAEPMLQPVLAAGTEWITLFGKSWDLHVTTGLQTTLAENLAMIDDTIGYFRSQGRRVIYDAEHWFDGYLANPDYALETLGAAVRAGAEWLVLCDTNGGTLPQQVGEIVAAVNTWLQQFPAPRPQLGIHTHNDSGTAVANAMAAVAAGATMVQGTINGYGERCGNANLCTLIPNLQLKLGYPCIAPARLETLAETSRFISEVVNLAPDDHAPYVGRSAFAHKGGIHVSAVEREPKTYEHIDPASVGNSRRIVVSDQAGLSNVLALARSFGLVLERHDPASRQLLTRLKALEHEGYQFEAAEASFELLMREALGDRPRFFDLKGFYINCQHQGNGDGHSSQSLATIKVMVGEEEILAAAEGNGPVAALDTALRKALLTFYPAIAHFHLSDYKVRIIDSGAGTAAKTRVLVESSNGTQRWTTLGVSTNIIEASYQAVTEGLEYGLMLETEQRSCAIAF
- a CDS encoding GNAT family N-acetyltransferase encodes the protein MDIREDDLTGPQIVALLREHWENMHEITPPGSVHALDLERLKAPNITFWTAWEADDLLGCGALKALDATSGEIKSMRTAAAHRRRGVAARILAHIVEVARQRGYSHLYLETGAFPAFAPARALYERYGFTYRGPFGDYTDDPNSSFMEKTLLD
- a CDS encoding TIGR02466 family protein; amino-acid sequence: MPVDTWFPLAVYYDDLPDAAQHKAALTAAILDLEAQGDAPRNFPEMAWTGDLHGVERVHTDPRFSWVVAQVETHAVIYLQELGLDLSQVELYIQRAWPVVSRPQQEVGAHCHNTAHVSAVYYVAVPESGTDGAGCLAFLDDARPNEVSPGLGSENTDIIATWNYLNQDQALYLPTEGRLILFPAKQRHGVTPNHTDDLRLSLSFDIVLTAAPGRAAGAYEFLMPPPTQWQRFGQTPPP
- a CDS encoding glycerophosphodiester phosphodiesterase family protein → MAWITAQPIAHRGLHQGAVVPENSLAAFEAAIAAHHPIELDVQLLADGHLAVFHDRDLKRLTGQKKRIADQTLATLKQYRLYATDQSIPLLAEVLALVNGQVPLLIEIKNEKKVGPPEQALVKTLAGYRGEFAVQSFNPRSLQWFKRYAPDIPRGQLASKPQQFLRSHLLLTWASAPHFISYNVKALPTLPTTLARRYFQLPLLAWTVRSQTDCDRAIMHADNYIFDRF
- a CDS encoding TIGR04283 family arsenosugar biosynthesis glycosyltransferase, with product MSLPLISIVIPTLNEARNLPQTLAPLPGATRVEVVVVDGGSGDQTAAVAQGLGVRVIESAPGRSRQLNAGATVARGEILLFLHADTRLPAGFDWAIRQTLAQPGVVAGAFRLTIDGPSRGLRWVERGVQVRSRLLQMPYGDQGLFLRAKTFHRLGGFPDLPMMEDFELVRRLRRLGKVAIAPQAVVTSDRRWRTLGTVRTTLANQVMIAGYLLGVDPHQLARWYRDLGKPR
- a CDS encoding geranylgeranyl reductase family protein yields the protein MYDVIVVGAGPAGAATAYHLAKQGHSVLMLEKEALPRYKPCSGAVSPSVAELFDFDFAPAIARPMRRVRYTYKLGDPIEAELTTAAPIWMVNREVFDHFLVQQAQGQGAQLKHSTAVTAIENKGDYWQVSTPDETLDAAYLVAADGATGPMAQWLGFPELARRTASVLEVPAAVADNCAINFEFGLVKQGCAWNFPKAEGYSIGAVTFLGQAPADHRKVLDNYSQSFGVSLDAGTLYSHPLKLWDGNHPLHTHRAVLVGEAGAIVDPLSAEGIRPGMISGVRAAAAIDAALAGDADALANYTAAMHATWGEDMPWAKRIAGLFFRVPGIGYRVGIKRPTATQRLGQILAGEVRYADIAGRVMKRMSGGLLSG
- a CDS encoding DUF4382 domain-containing protein encodes the protein MQRNLIKALTVGTLGGLAMGLSSGCAGDSPTANSPATGTPETASSETAGDESGTLVIRANGEDFVREGFTTKDGWQIEFDNVYVSLADITAAQTDPPFDPEAGNTLEAKAEVKIEGTQVVDLAEGDATADPVVVSEVEAPAGRFNALAWRMVPAESGPAEGYTIWMQGTATRDGETVPFTIKVNEELAFTCGDFVGDERKGILAAGEEAELEATFHFDHLFGDGDAPADDSINTGALGFDPLAALAANGALDVDSAALQAGLSQTDYTTFLSILPSLGHVGEGHCAEVRLTSL